The following proteins are encoded in a genomic region of Bubalus kerabau isolate K-KA32 ecotype Philippines breed swamp buffalo chromosome 13, PCC_UOA_SB_1v2, whole genome shotgun sequence:
- the SNX5 gene encoding sorting nexin-5, which produces MAAVPEVLQQQEEDRSKLRSVSVDLNVDPSLQIDIPDALSERDKVKFTVHTKTTLPTFQSPEFSVTRQHEDFVWLHDTLTETTDYAGLIIPPAPTKPDFDGPREKMQKLGEGEGSMTKEEFAKMKQELEAEYLAVFKKTVSSHEVFLQRLSSHPVLSKDRNFHVFLEYDQDLSVRRKNTKEMFGGFFKSVVKSADEVLFSGVKEVDDFFEQEKTFLINYYNRIKDSCAKADRMTRSHKNVADDYIHTAACLHSLALEEPTVIKKYLLKVAELFEKLRKVESRVSSDEDLKLTELLRYYMLNIEAAKDLLYRRTKALIDYENSNKALDKARLKSKDVKLAEAHQQECCQKFEQLSESAKDELINFKRKRVAAFRKNLIEMSELEIKHARNNVSLLQSCIDLFKNN; this is translated from the exons ATGGCCGCGGTTCCCGAGGTGttgcagcagcaggaggaggacCGCAGTAAG CTGAGATCTGTGTCAGTGGACCTGAATGTTGATCCCTCGCTTCAGATTGACATACCTGATGCACTCAGTGAGAGAGATAAAGTCAAATTTACAGTGCACACCAAG acCACACTACCCACGTTTCAGAGCCCAGAGTTTTCCGTTACAAGGCAACATGAAGACTTTGTGTGGCTACATGACACTCTTACTGAAACTACAGACTATGCTGGGCTTATT ATCCCGCCGGCGCCGACCAAGCCCGACTTCGATGGCCCTCGAGAGAAGATGCAGAAGCTGGGAGAGGGTGAAGGGTCAATGACAAAAGAAGAATTTGCCAAGATGAAGCAAGAGCTAGAAGC GGAGTACCTTGCTGTCTTCAAGAAGACGGTGTCTTCGCACGAAGTCTTTCTCCAGCGGCTCTCCTCCCACCCTGTTCTCAGTAAAGACCGCAACTTCCACGTGTTTTTGGAATATGATCAAGAT cTAAGTGTCAGGCGGAAAAATACTAAAGAGATGTTTGGTGGCTTTTTTAAAAGTGTGGTGAAAAGTGCTGATGAAGTTCTTTTTTCAGGAGTTAAG gaGGTAGATGACTTTTTTGAGCAAGAGAAGACTTTCCTCATCAACTATTACAACAGGATCAAGGATTCCTGTGCAAAGGCTGACAGGATGACCAGATCTCATAAAA ATGTCGCAGATGATTATATCCACACCGCAGCCTGCTTGCATAGCCTGGCTTTAGAGGAGCCTACAGTCATCAAGAA GTACCTGTTGAAGGTGGCTGAGCTGTTTGAAAAACTTAGG aaaGTGGAGAGTCGAGTCTCCTCAGATGAAGACTTAAAGCTGACGGAGCTCCTGCGATACTACATGCTCAACATAGAGGCTGCCAAG GATCTCTTATACCGACGCACCAAAGCCCTCATCGACTATGAGAATTCAAATAAAGCGCTGGATAAGGCCCGGTTAAAGAGCAAAGATGTCAAGCTGGCTGAGGCACACCAGCAGGAATGCTGCCAGAAGTTTGAACAGCTCTCTGAATCTGCAAAAGATG AGCTAATCAATTTCAAACGGAAGAGAGTGGCAGCGTTCAGGAAGAATCTAATTGAAATGTCTGAACTGGAAATAAAGCATGCCAGG
- the MGME1 gene encoding mitochondrial genome maintenance exonuclease 1: MEVFQTICRQLQSSKRFFVEAAPRVVFSTSSYLCGRKKRVNPYEQVDQEKYSDLVRSVLSFRGHARTPQSLFEEDALLYGPVSKSKAPKQEEEAGVPQNWFPLFNPEKSIKPDPARDPSVPLKIPLQRNAIPSVTRVLQQTMTSEQTFYLEKWRQRMILELGEDGFAEYTSNMFLQGKQFHEALESILSPQGNLKERDESLLESGYIQSVQHVLKDISGVRALESAVKHETLQYVGLLDCVADYQGKLCVIDWKTSEKPKPFIRNTFDNPLQVVAYVGAVNHDANYSFQVQCGLIVVAYKNGSPAHPHFMDAKLCSQYWAKWLLRLEEYTKKEKNQNIQKLD, encoded by the exons atggAGGTATTTCAGACCATCTGCAGACAGCTTCAGAGTTCAAAGAGATTTTTTGTAGAAGCAGCCCCCCGTGTTGTTTTCTCCACTTCCTCTTATTTGTGTGGCCGGAAGAAAAGAGTGAACCCTTATGAACAAGTGGACCAGGAAAAATACTCTGATTTGGTCAGGTCTGTCTTGTCATTCAGAGGCCATGCTCGGACTCCACAGTCTCTGTTCGAGGAAGATGCTTTACTCTATGGACCGGTGAGTAAGAGTAAGGCCCCAAAGCAAGAAGAAGAAGCAGGAGTTCCACAAAACTGGTTTCCTCTGTTCAATCCAGAGAAAAGCATAAAACCAGACCCGGCAAGGGATCCTTCAGTTCCTCTGAAAATCCCTTTGCAAAGGAATGCGATACCAAGCGTGACCCGAGTCCTGCAGCAGACCATGACGTCAGAACAGACTTTCTACCTGGAGAAGTGGAGGCAGCGCATGATTCTGGAACTAGGAGAGGATGGCTTTGCCGAATATACTTCAA aCATGTTTTTACAAGGGAAGCAGTTTCATGAAGCCTTGGAAAGCATACTTTCACCCCAGGGGAActtaaaagagagagatgaaagtCTTCTTGAATCTGGCTACATCCAAAGTGTGCAGCATGTTTTGAAAGACATCAGTGGAGTGCGGGCCCTGGAAAGTGCGGTTAAACATGAGACCTTACAGTATGTGGGTCTGCTGGACTGTGTGGCTGATTATCA GGGCAAGCTTTGTGTGATTGATTGGAAGACATCAGAGAAGCCAAAGCCTTTCATCCGAAACACATTTGACAACCCACTGCAAGTCGTGGCGTATGTCGGTGCTGTGAACCATGACGCCAACTACAGCTTTCAG GTGCAGTGCGGCTTGATCGTGGTGGCCTACAAAAACGGGTCCCCCGCCCACCCACATTTCATGGATGCCAAGCTCTGCTCCCAGTACTGGGCAAAGTGGCTTCTTCGACTGGAAGAAtatacaaagaaggaaaagaaccaGAATATCCAGAAACTAGATTAG